The following is a genomic window from Deinococcota bacterium.
ACAAGGGGCGGGTACGCCCCCATTTACTCGCTGCGCATCAACTGCCGGAACACACCACGCATCGCTGCAACCGCGCGGTGGCTCGGACAAATGAATCCCAACTACAGTAGGATTTTACGGCCTGACAACGGGGTCGAGGCAACCTTGGTCTATTACCAAGACCCAGGCGACCAGCAACGATTGCTCATCGCCTCACTCAATGCGCTATACGACGACGGTTTTAGCGGCAGCGACATCGTAGTTTTGTCGCCAAAGCTTAAGGGTGTTTGCACGGCTATCACTCGGCCGCCTTGGAGCGACCGGCTGACGCCGTTTCGCCTCGATTTGGATGGGCATGTGGGCTACTGTTCCATTCACGCCTTCAAAGGTCTTGAA
Proteins encoded in this region:
- a CDS encoding ATP-binding domain-containing protein — translated: MNPNYSRILRPDNGVEATLVYYQDPGDQQRLLIASLNALYDDGFSGSDIVVLSPKLKGVCTAITRPPWSDRLTPFRLDLDGHVGYCSIHAFKGLEAPAVIVTDIEQVAGEEASQLFYVAVTRSLHRLTIITNESARAEVTATLQRALIGGKS